Proteins encoded within one genomic window of Acomys russatus chromosome 5, mAcoRus1.1, whole genome shotgun sequence:
- the Nupr1 gene encoding nuclear protein 1, whose amino-acid sequence MATLPPTASPSQQPLNPEDEDGILDEYDQYSLAHPCVVGGGRKGRTKREAAANTNRPSPGGHERKLLTKFQNSERKKAWR is encoded by the exons ATGGCCACCCTGCCACCAACAGCCAGCCCCTCCCAGCAACCTCTTAACCCAGAGGACGAAGATGGCATCCTGGATGAATATGACCAGTACAGCCTGGCCCATCCTTGTGTCG TCGGGGGAGGCCGGAAAGGTCGCACCAAGAGAGAAGCTGCTGCCAATACCAACCGCCCTAGCCCTGGTGGGCATGAGAGAAAGCTGCTGACCAAGTTCCAGAACTCTGAAAGGAAAAAGGCCTGGCGCTGA